The following coding sequences are from one Homalodisca vitripennis isolate AUS2020 chromosome 7, UT_GWSS_2.1, whole genome shotgun sequence window:
- the LOC124366682 gene encoding BICD family-like cargo adapter 1 translates to MAESVSQDLPQTKPHINNNSELNPLSNSLQELEKSLTECDTQSSEESLIVAAKIGSALLQENNYLKNENRRLQDKLNSLEAKVEELENCEGKYVAHMERLQEKISELEAQLTKEKLYVVEAQTIFEDHDGKQIELIKDYENKIEELESKIMTLQQHTPEKTDRRLRTTGTQTLAPDYQTNNTFPSVLLEIGLLKNSHNAMEEKF, encoded by the coding sequence ATGGCGGAGTCTGTCTCACAGGACCTCCCTCAAACTAAACCCCATATAAACAACAACTCTGAACTTAACCCCTTAAGCAACTCACTCCAAGAACTCGAAAAAAGTCTGACAGAATGTGACACACAGAGTAGCGAGGAAAGCTTGATAGTAGCCGCCAAAATCGGATCCGCTTTACTCCAGGAAAAcaactacttaaaaaatgaaaatcgtAGACTCCAAGACAAACTGAATAGTCTAGAAGCCAAAGTAGAGGAGTTAGAAAACTGCGAAGGAAAGTATGTCGCACATATGGAAAGGCTCCAAGAAAAGATATCCGAGCTCGAAGCACAGTTGACCAAGGAAAAACTGTATGTGGTTGAAGCACAAACTATTTTTGAGGACCATGACGGAAAACAGATCGAACTTATTAAAGACTATGAAAATAAGATTGAAGAATTAGAGAGTAAAATTATGACACTGCAGCAACATACACCTGAAAAAACTGACAGGAGGCTCAGGACTACAGGAACTCAAACATTGGCCCCTgactatcaaacaaataataccTTCCCCTCAGTTCTCTTGGAAATCGGACTCTTAAAAAACAGCCATAATGCCatggaagaaaagttttaa